The genome window CCCGTTACCCGTTACCCGTTACCCGTTACCCGTTACCCGTTACCCGTTACCCGTTACCCGTTACCCGTTACCCGTTACCCGTTACCCGTTACCCGTTTTGTGGCATTTTTCCGCTTGTCGCATTTGTTGCATTCTCTCCGGTGCCATTTGTGGCATCATATCCGGTATGAGCAATTCGCTGATGGCCGGGTTGCGCCGGTCACTCCCCCCGGATCAGCTCATTTCTGAGCCTGAAGACCTGTACACGTACAGTTATGATGGGACGCCCATTCTCAAGACGCTGCCGGAAGGCGTGGTTTTTGCCAGGACGGTCGAAGAAGTCGCGTCCGTGCTCAAGCTGGCCACGGAAACCCGGACCCCGATCGTCACGCGCGGTTCGGGCACCGGCTTAAGCGGGGGCAGCATCCCGGTTCCGGGCAGCGTGGTGCTGTGCCTCAGCCGGATGAACCGCATCCTCGAACTTGATGGCGATAACCTGACGCTGCTGGTCGAACCCGGCGTGATCAATCAGGATGCCGGGCTGAAAGCCGAGGGCGTCGGCCTGTTCTACCCGCCCGACCCCGGCTCGATGAAGGTTTCAACCATCGGAGGCAACGTCTCTGAGAACTCGGGGGGGTTGCGCGGCCTCAAATACGGCGTCACGCGCGACTACGTGATGGGTTTGGAGGTGGTGTTGCCCACCGGCGAGGTCTTCTTCACCGGCAACAAGTGCGTTAAGGACGTGGCCGGCTACTCGCTAAAAGACGTTTTCATCGGGTCGGAGGGTACGCTCGGCGTCATCACAAAGATCCTGTTGAAACTTATTCCCAAACCGGCGGCGCGAAAGACGTTGCTCGCCGTCTACGACCGGATGGATGAAGCCGCTGCAACCGTCTCAGCCATCATTGCAGCGCGGATTATCCCGTGCACGATGGAGTTTCTGGACCGGACGACGATCCGCTGCATTGAAGACTTTGCGCACGTGGGTCTGCCGACCGACGCGGAAGCCATCCTGCTCCTGGAATCGGATGGGCACCCGGCGGCCGTGGAGGACGAGGCACGGCAAATGGAGGCAATCGCACGGGCGAAGGGTGCACGCTCAGTGGCGCTGGCAAAAGACGTTGACGAAGCCACCCGGCTCATGACCGCACGCCGGATGGCGATCCCGGCAATGGCGCGGGTTGCCCCGACGACGATCCTCGAAGATGCGACCGTACCCAGATCAAGACTGGCCGAGATGGTGCGCTTCGTGCAGCACACCGCGCAAAAGTACCGTCTGACGGTCGGCACCTTTGGCCATTTCGGCGACGGCAACCTCCACCCCACCTTCCTGGCGAACGAACGCGATCCGGACGAGATCCACCGGGTCCATGAGGCGGTTCGCGAGATTTTTGCCTACGCGATCGAACTCGGCGGCACGATCAGCGGCGAACACGGCATCGGCCTGACGAAGAAATCGTTCCTGCCCGGCGCGATCGGCGAACTTAACGTGCGCATTTTACAATCCCTGAAGCGCGCGTTCGATCCTCAGGGGATCCTGAATCCCGGAAAAATTTTCCTCGACTGATCCGGCAACGATCGCCGGCGGCATTCCTGACCCAACGCTCTCCCCTTGCTGAACCGATATGCAACCTGCCGCGCCCCTTCTCCTGCACCGGCACGATTCCCTCAAGACCCTGGACTACTCCGTCCTGCAACAATGCATGCACTGCGGGTTCTGCCTGCCCACCTGCCCGACGTACGTCGCCACCGGGCTGGAGCGCAACAGCCCCCGCGGGCGGATCGCACTGATGCGTGGGATCGCCGACGGCGCGCTGCCCTTATCAAAAGGGTTCGGTAAGGAAATGTATTTCTGTCTGGGCTGCCTGGCCTGCATGACCGCCTGCCCTGCCGGGGTTGATTACGCCCAACTGTTCGAGGCTGCCCGGGCCGATATCGAACGAACCGGGGTCCTGCGGCGGCCGGGCCGCGATTGGACGCGGCGGTTGCTCCTGGGCGAACTTTTTACCCGGCCGCGCCTGCTGCGGTTGGCCGGTCGAGCCCTCTGGGCCTACCAGGCGCTGGGACTCCAGGGTCTGGTGCGCGCGATCCTGCACCTTACGCGGGTCGTACCCGAGTCGTGGCGCCGGCTCGAACTGCAAACCCCTAAAGTGCAGCCGCGGTTTTCGCATGAACTCATCCCGCCGATCCTGAAACCGGCGGGCCGCCCCCGGTTCCGGGTCGGCCTCTTGACCGGCTGCGTACAGGACCTGGTTTTTTCAAACATCAATCGGGATACGGCGGAAGTGCTGGCCGCAAATGGCTGTGAGGTTTGGACGCCGCCCGTGCAATTCTGCTGCGGCTCGCTGCACGCTCACAACGGGGAACCCGAGTGGGCCCGGAAGGTCGCGCGCCGCAACCTTGACCTGTTCCCCGTCGCTGAGCTTGACGCGATTATCACGAACGCCGCCGGGTGCGGTTCCCATCTGAAAGCGTACGGCCACCTGCTCAAGGATGATCCGGAATATGCGGAGCGCGCCCAACTCTGGTCACAAAAGGTCAAGGACGCCAGCGAATGGCTGGTGGCGATCGGGTTCCGCCCGCCCGCCCCGGGTGGGCCCTCGCCGACCGGGTCTCGTGAGCGCCTCACCTACCACGAAGCGTGCCACCTGTGCCATGGTCAAAAGATCAGCCGCGAGCCCCGGGAACTTCTTCGGGCACTGCCGAAGGTCGAGATGGTCGAACTGCCCGAGGCCACGTGGTGTTGCGGTTCGGCAGGGATTTACAACATTACGCAGCCCGAGATGTCCAGGCGCTTGCAGGAGCGGAAAGTGGAACAGGTGCTCAAGACCGGGGCTTCCATCGTTGCCCTGGGTAACCCCGGCTGCCACCTGCAACTGGTGAATGGATTGGCCGCACGCGGGATCACGTCCATCAGGGTAGAGCACCCCATGAGCCTTCTGGCGGCTGCGTACCGGGCCGAGGCTGCCAAACCGGCTTCCATGCCATGACGGAGGCACCGGCAGGCGGGAACCGCGGGGTTCAGGCCGGTTCCTGACCCGCACGCCCGGCCAAGTTCACAATGTTTCGTTATGAACGCGATGCGAAATTTACCAATCGGTGCGGAGGTTCAACCCGGCCGCGGCGTTCAGTTTCGGACCTGGGCGCCGGCCTCGAACACGGTCAGAGTCCGGGTTGGCAAGGAGATGGCGCTGGGCGAAGGCGCGGTGGAAAAGGAGTTGAAGCCCGAAGGGACGGGTTACTTCTCCGGGGCGGTGGAGCAAGCTCAGGCCGGAGACTTTTATCGTTTCGTGCTCGACTCGGGCAGCTTCCCCGATCCGGCTTCCCGCTTCCAGCCGGCCGGCCCCCACGAAGCTTCCCAGGTGATCGATCCGCACGCTTACCGTTGGCAGGACGGCGCCTGGCCCGGTGTCGGCGACGGCCCGCACGTTCTGTACGAGATGCACATCGGCACGTTCACCCGGCAAGGCACCTGGGCGGCAGCCGCCGAACTGCTGCCGGGCCTGGCCGAACTCGGCATCACAATCCTGGAAGTCATGCCCATCGCCGAGTTTCCGGGCCGCTTCGGCTGGGGCTACGACGGGGTCGACCTCTTTGCCCCCACCCGGCTGTACGGCTCGCCCGACGAAGCCCGCGCCTTCGTGGATCGCGCCCATGGCCAGGGCCTGGCCGTGATCCTCGACGTGGTCTACAACCACCTCGGCCCGGACGGCAATTATCTCACGCAGTTCAGCAAGGATTACTTTACCGACCGCTACAAAACGGAATGGGGCGAACCGTTGAACTTCGACGGGCCCAACGCCAAACCCGTCCGCGACTATTTTTTGGCCAACGCGGCTTACTGGATCCGGGAGTTTCACTTTGACGGCTTTCGCTTCGACGCAACCCAGCAGATCTTTGACGCCTCGCCCAGGCACATCCTGGCCGAGGTAAGCCAGGCGGCGCGCGAGGCCGCCGGGTCACGGCGGGTGTACCTGGCGGCAGAAAACGAGCCGCAGGATGTGCGGACGATTCAAAGCCCGGCCAAAGGCGGCTTTGGGATGGATGTGGTCTGGAACGACGACTTCCATCATTCCGCGATCGTGGCGTTGACGGGCAAACGGGAGGCGTACTACACCGATTACCAGGGCTTGGCTCAGGAGTTTGTCTCCGCGGTCAGGTTCGGGTTCCTCTACCAGGGCCAGTATTATCACTGGCAGCAGAAGGATCGCGGCACGCCGGCATTCGGTGTGCCGCCGCACATGTTCGTGAACTTTTTACAGAACCACGATCAGGTGGCCAACTCCCTGGGCGGCCATCGGATCCATACGCTGGCGGCGCCGGGAGCGGTGCGTGCCGCGACCGCGTTGCTTCTGCTGGGGCCCTGGACGCCGATGCTCTTCCAGGGCCAGGAGTTCGCCGCTTCCACTCCGTTTCTGTACTTTGCCGACCACGTCGACTGGCTGGCCGAGAAAGTCGCGGCGGGCCGGACGGAGTTCCTCAAGCAATTTGCCAGCCTTTCCTCGCCCGAAATTGCCGAGCGGCTGCCCTCGCCCGAATCGGAAGCGACGTTCGAGCGTTGCCGGCTCCGCAATGACGAACGGCTGGAAGGCATCCACGGCCAGGTTTTCGAACTGCACCGTGACCTGATCCGGCTCCGCAAGAGCGACCCGGTTCTCGCCGGGCCGTCCCGGCAGGGACTGGACGCCCAAACCTTGAATCAGCGGGCGTTCCTCGTGCGCTATTTTGGAGAAGTCCCGGGCGACGACCGGCTGCTCATTTTTAACTTTGATCATGACGTTGAGGTGCGTCCGGCGCCGTTCCCTTTGCTGGCGCCGCCGCGCGGTCGGTGCTGGAAGGTTCTCTGGACGAGCGAGCACCCGGCCTACGGTGGTCAGGGCCTGCCCTTATGCGAGACCACCGGTCCGGTGAACTTGCCCGGGTTTTCAGCCATTTTGCTCAGCACTGAGCCCCGCCAGACGTGCGCCGGTTAGTTCCGGTGCTTCGACGGGAGCGGACCGGATCGAAAGGTGAACCCGGCTCGTCACGGACTGGCTCCCGTTCAACCCGGGCAGGTCCGATACAGCCGCGCTTACCCGCAATCGCGAATCCGAGGAGACGCCCGCGGCACTCCCAGTACCGGTGCCGCCGTCCAGGTTATGAGTGAACCAGACAAGAGCGACCCACGCAAGAGTGACCCGGATAAGACGGATCCACACGGGAGCGATCCCGGCAAAAAGACGCTCGGCGACACGTTGCGGGAAGTCTTGTCAATGCAACCCCCTTCCTACCCGACGCAGGACGAGCCGAAGCACGAAGAGAAGGAGCAGATGACCGAGCCGGCCGATGAGTTCAGGGATCTCGAGTCCAACAAGGCAAGAACGACGACCCCGGAGCCGGACGTCGGACCCCGCACGTGAAGCAAGGCCGGTAAGGCCGTCCCGGTTCCCGGCCCGCAAACGCCTATTTCTGACGATCCCCTTCGCCCAGTTACTTATGTCCAGTATCCCAGACGAAACCCATTCTTCCGACGACGCGATCGACTCTCCTCATACCACCGAAGAGAAAGTAGACGAGGCGGTTGAGGAAAGTTTTCCTGCGAGCGATCCGCCAGCGTGGCCGTCTCGCTCCCGTGAGGAATCGGATTCGGACGTCAAGCCGTGAGCTCGATTTGGTACCCCCTCGTTTTGATGGCGGCCAGTTGATTTAAATGTGATCAGGGGAATGACGCCGAAATGGGAGGCGCCAAAACTGGGAGTCCGTTGGACGATCGGGGACGCCAGTAGTGCAGGACGGCAGGCCCTCCGCCTGAGCATTCTCGGCGCGTGGGGCATCTTCGGGTCCGACGCAGCGTACGTTGTCTGCGTAAACAGCTGCGACGTGGAAACGATGCGGCGCTCGCTCGGAGAACTTCCGGATGAGGTTGCCTGGATCCAGGTCGCCGGGATGAATCCGCGTTTTCTTCCGTTCTGTGACAAGAGCCTGAGTGAAGGTACTTCGTGGAAGTTTTCACCGGTTCGATGTTTTCCCGACCGGTATGAACTCGCGCTGGATAACGATTGCATTCTCTGGCGCTGCCCGCCGG of Verrucomicrobiota bacterium contains these proteins:
- the treZ gene encoding malto-oligosyltrehalose trehalohydrolase, encoding MNAMRNLPIGAEVQPGRGVQFRTWAPASNTVRVRVGKEMALGEGAVEKELKPEGTGYFSGAVEQAQAGDFYRFVLDSGSFPDPASRFQPAGPHEASQVIDPHAYRWQDGAWPGVGDGPHVLYEMHIGTFTRQGTWAAAAELLPGLAELGITILEVMPIAEFPGRFGWGYDGVDLFAPTRLYGSPDEARAFVDRAHGQGLAVILDVVYNHLGPDGNYLTQFSKDYFTDRYKTEWGEPLNFDGPNAKPVRDYFLANAAYWIREFHFDGFRFDATQQIFDASPRHILAEVSQAAREAAGSRRVYLAAENEPQDVRTIQSPAKGGFGMDVVWNDDFHHSAIVALTGKREAYYTDYQGLAQEFVSAVRFGFLYQGQYYHWQQKDRGTPAFGVPPHMFVNFLQNHDQVANSLGGHRIHTLAAPGAVRAATALLLLGPWTPMLFQGQEFAASTPFLYFADHVDWLAEKVAAGRTEFLKQFASLSSPEIAERLPSPESEATFERCRLRNDERLEGIHGQVFELHRDLIRLRKSDPVLAGPSRQGLDAQTLNQRAFLVRYFGEVPGDDRLLIFNFDHDVEVRPAPFPLLAPPRGRCWKVLWTSEHPAYGGQGLPLCETTGPVNLPGFSAILLSTEPRQTCAG
- a CDS encoding 4Fe-4S dicluster domain-containing protein, whose translation is MQPAAPLLLHRHDSLKTLDYSVLQQCMHCGFCLPTCPTYVATGLERNSPRGRIALMRGIADGALPLSKGFGKEMYFCLGCLACMTACPAGVDYAQLFEAARADIERTGVLRRPGRDWTRRLLLGELFTRPRLLRLAGRALWAYQALGLQGLVRAILHLTRVVPESWRRLELQTPKVQPRFSHELIPPILKPAGRPRFRVGLLTGCVQDLVFSNINRDTAEVLAANGCEVWTPPVQFCCGSLHAHNGEPEWARKVARRNLDLFPVAELDAIITNAAGCGSHLKAYGHLLKDDPEYAERAQLWSQKVKDASEWLVAIGFRPPAPGGPSPTGSRERLTYHEACHLCHGQKISREPRELLRALPKVEMVELPEATWCCGSAGIYNITQPEMSRRLQERKVEQVLKTGASIVALGNPGCHLQLVNGLAARGITSIRVEHPMSLLAAAYRAEAAKPASMP
- a CDS encoding FAD-binding protein: MSNSLMAGLRRSLPPDQLISEPEDLYTYSYDGTPILKTLPEGVVFARTVEEVASVLKLATETRTPIVTRGSGTGLSGGSIPVPGSVVLCLSRMNRILELDGDNLTLLVEPGVINQDAGLKAEGVGLFYPPDPGSMKVSTIGGNVSENSGGLRGLKYGVTRDYVMGLEVVLPTGEVFFTGNKCVKDVAGYSLKDVFIGSEGTLGVITKILLKLIPKPAARKTLLAVYDRMDEAAATVSAIIAARIIPCTMEFLDRTTIRCIEDFAHVGLPTDAEAILLLESDGHPAAVEDEARQMEAIARAKGARSVALAKDVDEATRLMTARRMAIPAMARVAPTTILEDATVPRSRLAEMVRFVQHTAQKYRLTVGTFGHFGDGNLHPTFLANERDPDEIHRVHEAVREIFAYAIELGGTISGEHGIGLTKKSFLPGAIGELNVRILQSLKRAFDPQGILNPGKIFLD